In Calypte anna isolate BGI_N300 chromosome Z, bCalAnn1_v1.p, whole genome shotgun sequence, the following are encoded in one genomic region:
- the ATP5ME gene encoding ATP synthase subunit e, mitochondrial, producing the protein MVPPVQVSPLIKVTRYSALLLGMVYGKKRYDYLKPIAEEEKRIEAEEKKKREELERIAKQLAEASEDSILK; encoded by the exons ATGGTCCCGCCGGTGCAGGTCTCGCCGCTCATCAAG GTCACCCGGTACTCggccctgctgctgggaatggTCTACGGCAAGAAGCGATACG ACTACCTAAAGCCCATtgctgaggaggagaaaagaatagaggctgaagagaaaaagaaacgTGAAGAGCTTGAGCGGATCGCAAAGCAGCTGGCGGAAG cAAGTGAAGATTCCATACTGAAGTGA